In Planctobacterium marinum, the DNA window ACTGATACCAAAGGTGACACGGCTGCCATAGATAACACGTGTTAATACATCCCTGCCTAAACCGTCGGTACCCAGCACATGAGTTATGCCACCGTTGCCGTCCCAGGCGGGAGGAACGAGCAGAGCATCAGTGTTTTGTTCTAGTGGCGTGTAGGGCGTAATCAGTGGCCCAAACAGAATGAACAAGGTGATACAGGCAAGAACACACAGACCAATAAAGGCAACATGGCTTTTCCTGAACTCATACCAGGTTTGACGCAGCGGGGAAGGAAACTGCTCCTCTTGGTAAAGACTAGATTTTAACACGTTGTCTGTACAGCCTTCTTGGATCGATAATCTTGTGAATAATATCAATAAATACGGTGAAAATGACCACCAAACTAGAAACCGCCAACATACCTGCTCTAATTGCCGGGTAGTCACCCTGATAGATGGCTTGTAACAGCCAATTTCCAATGCCAGGCCATGAGAAGATACTCTCAACAATCATGGCATTAGTGAGTAATGTCGTAAACTGCAACGCCAGCTGCGGCATGATTGGGATGATAGTATTGCGTATTCCATGGCGTAAAATAACCTGAGTGCGATTCAGGCCTTTTGCGGTTGCTGCTTTAATATATTCACTACTCATTACCTCAATAACTGAGCGTCGCGTTATGCGCAAGATGATCGTGCTGGTAACTATTGAAATGGATAAAGTAGGTAATACCAGATGCTCTAAAGCATCGGTAAACGCATCCCATTTATAAGGTAAATCAGAGCTGAGAATATCAATGAGGATAAAGCCTGTTTGCGGAGGAATGTCATATAGTAAACTGATACGTCCTGATATAGGAAACCATCCTAACTGCAAAGAGAGTACTAAAATTAATAGCAGTGCCAGCCAGAAAACAGGAATGGAGTAGCCTACTAAACTGAACGATAAAATACTGTAATCAGTTAGCTTGTTGTGCTTAAGTCCTGAAATAAAGCCAAGTGGAATACCCACAGCCAAAGAGATAAAAAGGGCGTAGGCGCTCAACTCAATACTGGCCGGGAGGGTAGTTAGTATTTCCTGAAATAAAGGTTGCCCCGAGCTAAAGCTCTGCCCCCATTGACCTTGCCAAAGCATCTCAAGGTATGCCATGAATTGCCAGAATACACCTTCATTTTCTTTGTAGAGTGCTGCAAAGAGTTCTCGCTGTTCTGGGGTGTCAAAATGAACGCCTGTAAGGTTGGTTAAATAATCACCGGGAAATAACCAAGCCAAACCAAATGATGCCATGGCTAGCATGAACAAGGTAAAAACTAACAGATTGAGTCGACGGAACAGATACAAACTCATTGCGCAATCACCACATCACCAAATCTGATACCACCAAACGGATTAATCACCAGGTTGTGAACGTTCTTTCGATACGCTTGGAAACGATAGGCATGCGCTATTGGTACTAGTGGTATCTGGTCGGCAATAATAGCATTCGCTGTTTGATACAGAGCTGCTCTTGTTTGCGGGTCGGAATAAGTAAGTGCATCGTCAATGATCTCATCAAAGGTTTTATTACACCACTTGGCTCGGTTGGTTCCCGAGTCAATTGCGGCACAACTTAAAACAGGGCGATAGAAGTTATCAGGATCGCCATTGTCAGCAGACCATCCAATAAGCACTGAATCGTGGGCGCCACTATCAAGACGCCTGCGAAACAAGCTCCACTCGAAGCTAATAATTTCCACGTTTATGTCCAACTGCTCGAGATAACCTTGGATTAACTCCGCCATCATAATCGCATTGGGATTATAGGCTCGCTCAATTGGCATCGCCCATATATTCATTGTAAAGCCAGGTTCAATACCATTTTCTCGCAACAAATCCCGGGCAAGAACGGGGTTATAACTATTATCTCGTAAATCTGCTTGATATGCCCAACTGCTCGGCGGGATCAGGCCATTAGCTTTAATAGCACTGTCAAAGTACACAGCCTCCAGAATACTGGATTTATCGATCCCCATTGCTAGCGCCCGCCTAACCTCTGGATTATCAAAAGGGGGTTTGCTGGTATTGAATGCCCAAAAACCCACATTCAGTCCCGGCTTCTCGTCTAACATCAGATTGTCTCTGTCGCGAATGATGTCCAGTTCACTATGGGCGGGTAAAGACATGACATCACATTCTCCGGTCATCAGCTTGGCCAAACGCAATGAACTGGAGGGAGTTATGTCATAAATCAATTGTTCGATAGTTTGATCGTGTTTCCAGTACTCTTGATGTTTTGCATATCGAATGAAGCGGTCTTTTCTGTAACTTACAAACTTGAATGGCCCACTACCAATCGGTTGCTCATCGAGTAACTGAGGTTGATTCGTGGTTAAAAGCTGCTCGGCATATTCTTTGGATAAAATAATGGCAAAATCGGTTGCCAGGTTGGCCAGAAACGAGCTGTCGGGTTTGTTTAATTCAATTTCGATGCGATAACCATTAATACGGCGTACATCTTTTATCAGTTTATCCAATCCCAGACTCACGAAATAAGGGTAATCACTGACATCAATATCGTGAAATGGATGAGACTCCAGGCGCCAGCGGTTGATGCTAAAAATAACATCGTCGGCATTCAGGTAACGGGATGGCTGGAAATAAGGCGTCTGGTGAAAGCTGACGCGTTTTCTCAGCTGAAAGGTATAAATCAAACCATTACCGCTCACTCGCCAACTCTCAGCTATCCCCGGAATAATTTGGCTGTCTTCTGGATCAAATTCTAACAACCTGTCATATAACTGATGAGATGTGGCGTCAACGGTGGTGCCTGAAGTATCAAGTTGAGGGTTAAAACTGGTTGGACTGCCCTCAGAGCAATAAACAAGACCTTCAGATTTAAACTGAATTTCCTGGTTTTTGCTACATGCTGTCAATAGTGATAACGAAAACGCTATTGTCAGAATACAGCTGTGCTTAAGATTAATCTTCAACTGATTGATCCAACAGATTGTATTTTTTCAGATAGCCGCGCAATTGATGATATGTCAGGGACAGCTTCTCAGCAGTTTTCTTTTGGTTGTAATGGCTATCGGCCAAGGCTTGTTTAATCATATCAATTTCGTAGTTTTGACTGAGTTCTTTGAGATCTACCGGAAACTCAAAACTATTCAATGCTGCACTTTCAACAAGGTCAGGTTTACTGACTGCATCGTTACTCGAGACTGTCGTATCAGGTTGAATAATAGCGGTTGCCATTGGCGCGCTAGTGGTAATGCGGTCCTGTGTTTTGATGCGCTTTTTAGGGCGATATTCAGACTCAAATGGGTCGATAATAATATCGTGTACTGGTACATAAGGATTATTGGTGCGGTACACTGAGCGCTCTACTACGTTTTTTAATTCCCGGATATTGCCTGGCCAATCGTAGTCCAGTAGCACGCGTTTTGCTTTTTCCGTAAAACCACTAAAAAGCTCGAGCTCCATTTCCCGAATCATATTAATGGCAAAGTGCTCGGCCAATACCAAGATATCCTCCCGGCGCTCCCTTAGAGGGGGCAGGGTGATCACGTCGAAGGCTAATCGGTCTAGTAAGTCGGCGCGAAACTCTCCGTTTTCTGCTAGACCCGGCAGGTCTTCGTTGGTTGCAGCAATCAGGCGCACGTCGACTTTGACTGAACGAGAGCCGCCAACACGTTCGAATTCACCGTATTCGATGACTCTCAGAAGCTTTTCCTGTATGAGCCCTGAGGTATTAGCCAATTCGTCCAGAAACAGTGTGCCATTATGGGCCACCTCAAACCGTCCCTCTCTGCGCTTGTTAGCCCCGGTAAAAGCACCTGCTTCATAGCCGAACAGTTCAGACTCCAGCAGTGATTCGCTTAATGCAGCACAGTTGAGTTTTATATAAGGTTGATCCCAGCGCCTAGAAAGGTAATGCAAACGGGCGGCAATTAACTCTTTACCCGTTCCCCGTTCACCGATAACCAGTACCGGCTTAGTCAATGTCGCAATTTGAGATATTTGCTCCAGCACTTCCAGAAAACTGTTGGCCTGGCCAATAAGATTGTCTTGTTGACGAAATCGACTCATGAAAAACCTTATTTTTTGGTTTAATTAACCAATTAATGGTAAAAACAGAATAATAGGCCAAATGTTAACTAATTGCTAAGCTTAATAATACTACTTAATTCAAAGGGTTACGGACTTATCCTGTTTGGCCTGTTATTTGAATAGTAATTCTCAGTATTTTAGCAATCAGAATGAGATAAAAACTAAGAGGTAACAATTATGGGTATTTTTTCTCGTTTTTCCGATATTGTAAATTCAAATATCAATTCTCTATTAGATAAGGCAGAAGATCCTGAGAAAATGGTACGCCTGATCATTCAGGAAATGGAAGATACGTTGGTTGAAGTGCGTTCAGCATCAGCGAAGACTTTGGCCAATAAAAAGGATATCTCTCGTCAAATAGACAAGTTAGAGCATGAAGCTAGCGATTGGGCTGCGAAAGCAGAATTAGCCTTGAGCAAGGGCAGGGAAGACTTGGCTCGCGCCGCTTTGGTGGAAAAGAAGAAGTGTATTGAACACGCCGACAGTTTAAAACATGAGCTGGGCCTTCTGGAAGAGCAATTAACTAAGTTGAAAGCTGAAGTGGAACAGCTGCAAGAAAAGCTTGCGGATGCCAAATCCCGTCAAAAGGCGATCATAATGCGCCAGAAGACAGTGAGCTCACGTTTGGAAGTGAAAAAACGTTTAGATAGCAGTAAAGTTGATGATGCAATGGATCGGTTTGAGCGATATGAGCAAAAAATCGACAGTCTGGAATCTCAGGTAGATGCTTATGACATAGGCAAAAAGACGCTTTCGGATGAATTCGCGGAACTTGAATCAGAAAACAAGGTGGAAGATGAATTAGCCGCCATGAAAGCCAAGCTAAAAACTCAGAAAAAAGATAATAAAAAAGATGCTAAGTAAGTAGCTTAAAGAAACTGGAGGTTGCTCGTGGAAGATGTTGTAGGAATTATTGTTGCGCCAATTGTTGTGTTTTTAGTCATCGTGGCGCCTATTTGGTTGATTTTACACTACCGCAGTAAGAAGCAATTGAGTCAAGGCTTATCAGAAGCAGAGATTCGAACGCTCAATGATTTGGCTCGTCAGGCAGAGGGCATGGCAGATCGGATCAAAACACTGGAGTCCATTCTTGACGAAGAGGCACCGGATTGGCGTAACAAGGTGTGATTATGAAAAAAGAACTATACAGAGATACAGAAAAAGGCAAGATTGCAGGCGTTTGCGCCGGACTAGCAGAGTACTTTGGGTGGGAGCTTTGGTTGGTTCGAATCATTTTCATTTCAGGCTTTTTACTAACCGGCTCCTTTTTCTTTATGGCGTATGTTATCGGGTGGTTTGTGTTAGACAAAAAAAATCCAGAACATGTCCAGAAGAACCCGCTCTCAGTAGCCGCTGATAAATCCAAAGGCTGGGTATCTAACCTTGGTGATGATGTGAAAGTAGAGGTGAAATCCAAAGTTTGGCAAGCCGGTGAGCCGCCTAAGCAGGCCTTTAAAGACATTCATTGTCACTTCGGTAAACTGGAATTGAGATTGCACAAGATGGAGTCTTATGTGACGTCTTCGGAATTCCAATTAAACCGAGAGTTCAACAAACTCTAAAGAATGAGAACCTTTACCATTGGTAAAGGTTTTTTTATGGCTGTTAAATACCGTCGCCAACTAATGTCTTGTAGTGGTCTTACAAGCCAACTTATCGCTGCTTTTTCCAACAACTTCTTCGCTTTGTTGCATCTACGCACTTTCCTTTCTCGGTGTTATGAGATAGATTCGTAACATTATCTTTACATAAGCTAGGGGAAGTTGAGTGCGGCTTGAGATTACTTGCCATGACCGATTGGGTATTACTCAGGATGTATTGGATATTCTCGTTAAATACAATATTGATCTGCGTGGCATAGAGATTGACCCTGCGGGGAAAATATTCCTTAGTTTTCCAACTATTGAATTTAACGAATTTCAACATCTAATGCCAGAGATCCGTAAGCTCAGTGGCGTAACCGATGTTAAAACCACTCCGTTTATGCCGATTGAACGGGAGCGTAACGAGTTAAATGCGATTCTTGAAACCTTGCCTGATCCGGTTTTTTCTGTTGATGCCAAAGGCAGAATAATGCTGACCAACGATGCTGCCGCCTCTAGTTTAGATGAGGAGCGACAAAGTCTTTTGGGAATTCAGGTATCTGAACTGGTTAAAGGCTTCAATGTCGTAAAGTGGTTGGAAAGCAAAGATATCAACATTCAGGCCCACAAAGTTAAATTTGTGGAGCAAGACTTCCTGGCTGATTTTTTCCCGGTGTTTGTGCCTGACTCATCACAATCTCCTATTTTGGCCGGAGCAGTCATTCTACTCAAATCTGAATTTCGACTCGGCCAACAATTCAGTGTTTTTCATCAGCCCGGAGAAGAAAGCTTTAATCATATTTTTGCGCAAAGTACCGCGATGAAACGAACTGTTCGGGAAGCTAAAAAGTTTGCCGAATCAAATTTACCATTATTGTTTTTTGGGGAAACCGGAACAGGTAAAGAAACCTTAGCCAGGGCTTGTCACTCCATAACAGCTGGCAGTGAGAAGGTGTTCTGTCAGGTAGTGGTTACCGGGAAATCTGACGAGGAACTGGATGGCATATTATTTGGTGATAACACAACACCCGGTGTGCTGAATGACGAACAAAACGGTACTGTGTTATTGAAAGAAATCAATGACTTGAGTGCCTTTATTCAAGCAAAGTTGTGGGCTTGGCTACAACAAAATGAGAAACAATATCAGAGTGGCAATAGTGAGTCGAAACAGGCCAGGCTGATGGTAACGACACAGGAAGATATTAGCCTAGCTGTCACAGAGGGTAAGTTCAGAGAAGATCTGTATTTCAGATTAACATCGTTGGTGTTACCAGTACCATCTCTGCGAGACCGTAAAGGCGATGTCATTGGTTTGGCGGAATTATTCCTGAAACAACAAGCTCTTAGAATGGGCAAGCGGGTTCCCAAACTCTCAAGAGCAGCAGTTGATTTGTTGCAGGCTCATTCATGGCCGGGGAATGTCAGGCAGCTAGAAAATACAGTTTGTCGGGCGATGCTAACGGCAACAGGTAGAGAGATTCACAAAGAAAATATTCAGCTTCCGGGTAATGCCTCTGGTTTCAGTTTTTCCTCAACTGACTTTGAAGGAACCTTGGATGAAGCGGTGAAGAAGTTTGAAAAGTCATTGCTCAGGCAGCTTTACCCTAGCTATCCTAGCACCAGACAGTTGGCGAAAAAGCTGGGGTTAAGCCATACTGCTATCGCCAACAAACTGCGGGAATACGGCATTAGCCGTAAAACTATAAAAATATAATTCGGCGGGATATGTTCCAGCTAGATTTTTGAACCTTCGGGAGAAAGATATGAAACTGTATGGCTATTGGCGGTCATCAGCGAGCTATCGGGTTAGAATCGCATTAAACCTGAAAGAAATTGACTATGAATACATCCCTGTGCATCTGGTAAAAGATGGGGGGCAGCAGCACTCAGATGACTATAAGTTGTTGAACCCGGGGGAACTTGTCCCAACTTTGGTGGATAGCGAAAATGAGTACGACATTATCCTCAACCAATCTCTAGCTATCATTGAATATCTGGATGAGCGTTTTCCGGAAAAGTGTAAATTGTTGCCAGAACACAAGCTCGATAGAGCTCGAGTTAGGACGGTGGCATACGATCTGGCGTGTGATGCTCAGCCTATTCAGAACTTAAGAGTACTGCAATATTTGGAGAAAAATTTAAATGCGCAGCAATCTGAAAAGGCTCAGTGGGCAAAACATTGGATTGAACAGGCTTTTGCTACTGTTGAAAGGCGAATTCAAAATACTGCGGCAGATTTCTGTTTTGGCTTCAATGTCTCCTTGGCTGACGCAGTGTTAGTACCCCAGTATTACAACGCGGTGCGCTTTGATGTTGACATGCACAAGTATCCCCTGATTCAGCGTGTTGTAGACAATTGTAATAAATTGGATGCCTTCAAAGCGGCTGCGCCAGAAGCACAGCCAGATGCCCAATAACCTTAATCGCCGGGCATTGAAACGCGCACTTGCTATTGTGACTTGATAGGCAGTTCTGTGGTGTTTTTCACTTGCTTTAGTGCAAAGGTGGAGCTCAGGTGGTCAACGCAGGGGAGGTGAGTTAATTTGGATTTCAACAATTGCTCATACTCCTCAATACTTTCAACAATGACTTTGAGCAAATAGTCTTTTTCGCCACTGGTGGTATGACACTCGATAATTTCCGGGATATCCTGAACGGCTTCTTCAAAACCATTGAGTGATTCAGTGTCGTGGTTCTTTAATGTAACGTAAATAAATACACTGACGCCAAGGTTCAGTAGTTTATTATCCAATAAAGTCACTTTGCTTTTTATAATGCCGGCACTTTCGAGTTTTTTCACTCTGCGCCAGCAAGGGGTATGGGATAAGCCAACTAACTGGCTTAAATCTGCCATTGAGACAGTGGCGTCGCGCTGCAGCACTCTAAGTATTTCTCGGTCGAATTTGTCTAATTTCATGTAGGAGATAGTGTTTTTATTTTTGGGAAAGGTAACAGGAATTTTCTATTTCAGGAAGGAATTTAGTACAAAATCTTCTTGAACGGTCTTTTTTAACCTGCTAACAGGATAGATTGTGCTTTTTATTGAATTTACGCTGGTTGCAGCTACATTTCTTGGAATTTTTTCCTTACAGCGAATAGGCTATTACCTTGATTAATTCTGGGGCGCCGCATAGTTTGCCCGGGGCAAAATAAGTAATATCCAATAATTGCAATAAACAACAAAAAGAAAACCCTATGTCTGTATTTGAACATCATGAATTTGACCAACACGAGCAAGTCTTATTTTGCAAAGATAAGGCATCTGGATTGCAAGCCATTATTGCAGTGCACAACACCAACTTAGGCGCTTCGTTGGGTGGTTGCCGAATGTGGAACTATACCGACAGTGGTGAAGCACTGACGGATGTTCTGCGGCTTTCCAAGGGAATGACCTATAAAGCTGCAATGGCTAATTTGAAACAAGGTGGTGGCAAGGCCGTGATCATCGGCAATCCGCATACGGATAAAACACCGGAAATGATGGCGGCGATGGGACGCTTTGTTAACTCTGCTCAAGGTGCTTATATTACCGCTGAAGATTCAGGTATCAGTATTGATGACTTGAACAAGATGCACGAATTCAGTGAGCACATTGCGGGAATTCACTCCAGATATAGTTTTCATGGCGGCCATGCTGATGGCAATCCTGCTCCGGCAACGGCCTATGGTGTATTTGTTGGATTAAAGCAATCTGTTAAATACAAATTAGGCACAGATCTGAAGGGGTTGAGGGTTGCGATACAAGGTTTGGGACATGTTGGGTATCGCCTGGCACAGCACCTGAAAAACGAAGGCGCTGAGCTGATTGTTACAGACATCTACGAGCAACAACTGCAACGTGCAGAGTCTGAGTTTGGCGCAAAAATTGTCAGTCCGGAAGAGATTATCCATCAAGATGTTGACGTATTTGCCCCCTGTGCCATGGGCGCCGTGCTCAACGAGCGAACGATTCCGCAATTGAAATGTAAAGTGGTGGCTGGAGCAGCTAACAATCAACTGGCCAAAGAGTCCCACGGTCAAATGGTGATGGACGCTGGCATTCTTTACGCTCCAGATTATGTCATTAACGCCGGCGGCATTATTGATATTTATCATCAGAATCAGGAAGACAGCAGTGCTCAGGCATTGAAAGAGCACCTTGAAGGTATTGGTGGTACATTACAAGAAATCTACAAAAGAGCCGATGCAGAGTCTCTGCCTACTAACCAGGTGAGCAATCTGATTGCTGAAGAACGCTTTGGTAAATAAATGAGTTCAGTTAGGGACTGATATTTATTTGCAGTCCCTCTTTTATTTGGGCATACTACGCCCCCGATTTCGATGGTGGTCCTGTTGGTCCTCCCGCAATGATAGTCTGTGAACCCGGTCAGGCCCGGAAGGGAGCAGCCGCAGCAGATGACTCATGTGCCGGGATGTGGCTGGTGGGATCGCCACCCCCCTCATATTGCAATTTATAACACCGCTTATAACTCGCCGCGCAATTCCCGCTCATCTAATATTTTAATACCTTGCTCTATCGCAGCTTCAACCTCTTGTTCCATTTGGATTCGCTCAAGTTGCGGCAAGAAGAAGGCCATATCCACTTCGTAACGAATATAGCGTGGTGGCACTTTATTTAATGCCAGGCAGCAAAGGTCCGCGATATAGTCGGCACTTTTTTTCCCGGGTAAACCCAAGGCTTCGATTCTATCTAGTACCAGGTGCTCATAGTAATTATGAATATCATCATCAAGTTTCATGACAAACAACTGTAGTGTTAAACTTGAAGTTAGAGTATGAAATTGCGTCAACTATGACAATAGTATTTGTCGTTTTTGAGCGTTTAAGCACAGACACAACTGATCGATATGTTTTAAATCGTCGTGATGGAGAAAAATATGAAGAAGAACACGACCCCCGTTTATTATGGCGACTACTTGCATCTGGATAAAATCTTGAGTGCGCAGGAACTTCAAAGTGAGAAGTATGCGACAGCTGCGCATGAGGAAACTCTGTTTATCATTGTGCATCAGGTTTATGAGCTTTGGTTTAAACAAATGTTGCATGAACTTAATACTGTTCTGGACGTCTTCACACAAGAAGCGGTGGAAGATCATCAATTATCCACAGTAGTTCACCGACTCAATCGAGTGATAAAAATACAGAAACTGCTCAACGACCAAATCAGTGTGATGGAGACGATGACGCCACAAGAGTTTCTGTCCTTCAGAGATTACCTGGTACCAGCTTCGGGATTCCAGAGCATTCAATTCAAAATGCTGGAAATTAAATTGGGATTAAAAACCCAATACCGAATTGATTTTGATAAACAGTCTTTCTACCAGCGACTGGAACCCAAAGACCGAGAGTTTTTGCAAAATATGGAGACCAAGAACAGTCTATTTGAAATGGTAAACGACTGGTTGGAAAGGTTGCCACTGCTAGATTTCGAAGATTTTAAATTCTGGCATCTTTATGAAAAAGCAACCCAGGAAATGCTGCAGAGCGATCGTGAAATCATCCAACAAAACGAAACCTTGACCGATGAAGAAAAACATAAGGAGCTGACAGAACTGGGCAAAACAGAGGCGAGCTTTAATGCCATTTTTGATGAGGCTGGCTATCATACCTTGCTACAAGAAGGGCATTTTAGATTATCTCAAAAGGCATTGATGTCGGCATTGTTTATCCATCAGTATTGTGAGGAGCCGGTATTTAATTTGCCTTTTCAGTTTCTTACCTGTTTGACAGAAATCGACGAAAACTTAACGCTATGGCGATACAGACATGCCATGATGGTACAGCGTATGTTGGGAACAAAAATAGGCACAGGTGGCTCTTCAGGGCACGATTACCTTAAAAAAACCACAGAATCTAATCGGATATTTAAAGATTTTTTTAACATGTCGACGTTTTTATTGCCTAAAGAGGTCTTACCTGCACTTCCCGTTAACGTAAAGAAAAACCTCGGGTTTTCATTATCTTCGGTCTAGCTCTGTTACACTTTGTAAACAAAAGGTGACAGTTAATGATTTGTAAGATATTTGTAAATTTGAACTTTCCTCTTTTTTCACAAAGTTTTCAGCTTGACCCCGCTCTTTGCCTTTGTGTATATTGTTGGCGGGTTCACTACCCGTTAGGTTCACTACCTAACACATTATTGCCGCTGGTAAAGCGGCCACAACACTAAATAAATTTAAAAAAATTAGTGGTCCAGGGAGACAACACATGTATATGAAATCCAAACTGGCTAAGTCAGTAAGCTTAGCTATTGCTTTTGGTGCTGCTTCAGCAACTGCGTTCAGCGGTTCTGTAATGGCTCAAGAAGAAGCTGCAGACGGCGAAGCAGTAGAAAAAATCGCAGTAACAGGTTCTCGTCTGCGTCGTGCAGACCTTGAGGGTTCTGTTCCAATTACTACTATCGATAGATCAGCTCTAGAGTTTTCTGGTCAAATTTCTGTATCTGACCTTCTACGTAACACTAGCTTCAACTCAGCTGGTTCTTTCAGACCTCAGTCTGGTAGTTCTGCACAGGGTGTTTCTACTATCGACCTTAGAGGTTTAGGTGCAGAGCGTACATTGGTACTTATCGACGGTCGTCGTCTACCTAAGTCGCCTTCTACTGGTTCTTCTGCTGACCTTAACTCTATCCCAACTGCAATCATCGAAAGAATCGAGGTTCTGACTCAAGGTGCTTCAGCTGTATACGGTTCTGACGCAGTAGCGGGTGTAATCAACATCATCACTCGTAAAGAGTTTGAAGGTGTTGAAGTTAAGCTAGGTGGTGCTGAAATCGAGCACGAAGGTGGTGACCGCGAAGAAGGTTCAATCATCATCGGTACTACCAGTGAGAAAGGTAACATCGTAGGTGGTGTTTCTTGGAACCACCGTGACATCGTATTCGCTAGAGACTTCCCTTGGTATAACCCAGGTGCGTCTTTCTACGGTAACAGCTTCTCTACTGCTGTAGACAATGGCGACGGTACTTATTCTGACAACTTCGACGTAACTGCTTTACCTGGCGGCTGTGCTGGTGGTACTACTGATCCAAACAACGGTTTCTACCTTGTTCCTTTCGGTGGTTCTATCACTGGTGAGCGTTGTGCTTACAACTTCGCACTTGAATCTGCTGACGAAGCCTCTACAGGTGTTACCAGCTTGTTCATGAACAGCGAATATGAAATTGCAGATGGCTGGAAATTGCTGTCTAAAATGAACTGGAACAAAACTGATTCTTTCGGTCGTTATGCACCAGTACCAGATTCACCTTCACCGTTTGCAGGTGGTACTGGTAACCCAATTCCAGTAGATAGCCCGAACAACCCAACTAACCCAGCAAGTGCGATGTATGACCCAGCGTTTGGTCCTAACGTTCCTGTATTCTGGTGGCACCGCTTTGATTCATTAGGTAATCGTGACAACTCAGTTGAAAACGAAACTCAAAACCTGATGGTCATGGTTGAAGGTGAGATCGGTGACTTCTTCGTAGATTTTGGTGTACGCCGCACGAAGAACAAAACTTATGACATCGGCCGTAACTACTTAGTACGTACTACAGCTGAAGCATACATCAACGACGGTACTTACGACCTTCAGAACCCTACTGCTAATCCAGCCAGCGTTCTGAATGCGATGAAAGCGACTATTTCACGTATCAGTTTCTACGACCAAGACGAAGTGTTTGGTTCTGCTCAAACTGATTTGTTTGAAATGGACGGCGGTATGTCTTCAATTATCGTAGGTTTCGAATGGCGTGAAGAAGATTACGCTGACCAATACGATTCACTGTCTGAAGCTGGTGCGATCGGTGGTTCTTCTGGTAACTCTGCAGGTGGCGGTCGTACAGCTCGTGCACTATTCGTAGAGACTTTGTTGCCAGTAATGGACAACTTAGAAGTGACTTTAGCGGGTCGTTACGATGACTACTCCGACTACGGTGATGACTTCTCTCCTCAAATCTCAGTTCGTTGGGAACCAATGGAAGATCTAGTAGTTCGTGGTGGTTACGGTGAAGGTTTCCGTGCTCCTACACTGGATATCTTAACTCAGTTGGATTCTTTCGCAGCTGACTCTGTATCTGATGATACTCACTGTGCCGCAATCAACCTGCC includes these proteins:
- a CDS encoding TonB-dependent receptor domain-containing protein → MYMKSKLAKSVSLAIAFGAASATAFSGSVMAQEEAADGEAVEKIAVTGSRLRRADLEGSVPITTIDRSALEFSGQISVSDLLRNTSFNSAGSFRPQSGSSAQGVSTIDLRGLGAERTLVLIDGRRLPKSPSTGSSADLNSIPTAIIERIEVLTQGASAVYGSDAVAGVINIITRKEFEGVEVKLGGAEIEHEGGDREEGSIIIGTTSEKGNIVGGVSWNHRDIVFARDFPWYNPGASFYGNSFSTAVDNGDGTYSDNFDVTALPGGCAGGTTDPNNGFYLVPFGGSITGERCAYNFALESADEASTGVTSLFMNSEYEIADGWKLLSKMNWNKTDSFGRYAPVPDSPSPFAGGTGNPIPVDSPNNPTNPASAMYDPAFGPNVPVFWWHRFDSLGNRDNSVENETQNLMVMVEGEIGDFFVDFGVRRTKNKTYDIGRNYLVRTTAEAYINDGTYDLQNPTANPASVLNAMKATISRISFYDQDEVFGSAQTDLFEMDGGMSSIIVGFEWREEDYADQYDSLSEAGAIGGSSGNSAGGGRTARALFVETLLPVMDNLEVTLAGRYDDYSDYGDDFSPQISVRWEPMEDLVVRGGYGEGFRAPTLDILTQLDSFAADSVSDDTHCAAINLPVGCSVQINGLRTANPNLGSEQSSQISLGVAYQPLESLSFSLDYFDIEIEERINFFSAQELVNREAAGDPIPSGLGVERLANGTITRIVQGYGNDGTLETSGLDLNVTYSQDLGFGDLTSTLQYSYVLDYRTDGGRDQVGDVGLPADRGVISNTLGMGDFHIAYNLNYIGDNAENVLDGEQIGHVGTYVTHDINVTYHTPFNSKVTVGVNNVGGKEPPLESFRGGGGSRDYNFDLYDGYGRIVFARYVQSF